The genomic window CGCAAACGTATTGGCATTACGCGTCTGCATATGGAGGAAGATGCTGGAAAATTGGTTCATGCAGGCAGCGATCGCCTTTCCGGTTCTTCCTATTCTCTGGTAGACTACAATCGCGCAGGTATACCGTTAGTGGAAATTGTCTCAGAACCTGACCTGCGTTCTGGACTAGAAGCTGCTGAATATGCCGAAGAGTTGCGCCGGATTGTGCGGTATCTCGGCGTGAGTGACGGCAATATGCAAGAAGGATCTCTGCGTTGCGATGTCAACATTTCTGTGCGTCCGGTGGGACGAGAGGAATTTGGTACCAAGGTAGAAATTAAAAACATGAACTCGTTCAACGCCATTCAACGGGCGATTGACTACGAAATTGAGCGCCAAATTGCCGCCATCGAAGCAGGCGATCGGATTATCCTAGAAACTCGTCTATGGGAAGAAGGTGCTCAACGCACAATTAGTATGCGGGTGAAGGAAGGTTCTAGCGATTACCGCTATTTCCCCGAACCAGATTTAGCACCAATTGAGGTGTCAGATGCCCAATTAGAGCAATGGCGCAGCGAATTACCAGAATTACCAGCCCAAAAACGCCATCATTATGAAAGAGAGTTGGGGCTTTCAGCTTACGATGCGCGAGTGTTGACAGAAGATCATCCCGTAGCAGAATATTTTGAAACTGCGATCGCAGCTGGAGCAAATCCGAAAGCTGCTGCAAACTGGATTACTCAAGATATCGCAGCCCACCTCAATAAGCAAAAACTCAGTATTACTGAAATCGCCCTGACTCCCACCAATTTAGCTGATATCATCACTCGCATTGAAACGGGCAAAATTAGCAATGCTCAAGCTAAAGAAAAGTTGCCAGATTTGCTCAGTGGTATTTCTCCAGACAAAGCCTTTGCTGGTCAGGAGTTAATCACCGATTCTAGTGTACTAGAACCCATCGTTGATGAAGTAATAGCCGCCAATCCTAAAGAACTAGAAAAGTATCGCAACGGTAACACCAACCTCAAAGGCTTCTTTGTCGGACAAGTTCTGAAAAAGACAGCCAAACGTGCTGATCCTAAGCTGACTAACGAATTGGTGGAGAAAAAACTGAACGCCTAGTAGTCTGTCATAGTCAACAATGCTTGGTGAGGGGGGCAGGGGAGTAAGAATTTTAGATTTTAGATTTTAGATTTTGGATTAAAGAATTGAAATTTAATCTAAAATCATCAATCCAAAATCCAAAATTGAATCGCCCCATGCCCCAAGTAAGTATTTTCCCGGTGTTTCTTCACAGAATCTTCACATAAAAACTGGTGACAACCCGCATACATAAAATGATATAGTGTGGTAAGTAGATGCACCCTGATGATCTGGAGAGCTGCCTAAGTGGCTCTCTTTTTTATTTTATTTTTGTGGTATTTACGGATAAACTCATAAAATTATTAGAAATAATTTCAATAAATAAGTATTAACCCTGACATCATCAATCAATTGGTGTGAAAAAAAGAATGCATGGTGATGATCTGGAGAGCGACCCAAGTGGCTCTGCTTTTTCGCTTTTGTATTTCGTCATAAGAAAGGTAAAAACAATTATGCTAATCGCCAACTCGTGCATTATTATTGCCATCAGTAAATCAACTCACAACAAGTAGAAATACTTTAATTTTGAATTTTGTTAGCGCAGCGTAAAGCCTGCGGCATGGCAACTCTTAGAGACGCTACGCGTAGCTTGCTTCCCCGTAGGGGTACGCTTAGAGCGAGTCTGCGAGCGTCATTTTGAATTTTGAATTTCCCAAAGGGGTTGACCTATCCAACCTGATAGTTGTAAGGAAAAATAATGGCAGATTGGCAAAAAATAACAGGTGGCATCACAGCTCCAAGGGGGTATCAGGCGGCGGGAATTACCGCAGGGTTGAAACCTTCCGGGTTGCCAGATTTAGCTTTGATATTCTCAGAGGTGGAAGCGATCGCAGCGGGTGTATTCACCACCAGCCAGGTTAAAGCTGCCTGCGTAGAATATTGTCGCCAACGCTTGCAAGCCAAACATAGCGCTCGTGCCATCCTCTGCAACGCTGGACAAGCAAATGCTGCTACTGGTACTCCAGGCTACCTTGATACCCTAGAATCGGCTATGGCAGTAGGCCAAGCACTGAACATCCCATCTGAATCTGTGTTATTGGCTTCCACTGGCGTGATTGGTCAAAGAATTAAGATGGATGCTTTGCGAAGCGGGATTCCCAAGGTAATAGCAGCACTATCAGAAACAGGCTCAGATGCCGCCGCCGGGGCGATTATCACCACAGACTTGGTAACAAAATCCATTGCCCTAGAGACAACTATAGGCGATCGCCCGGTACGAATTGGCGGTATTGCCAAGGGTTCCGGCATGATTCACCCCAACATGGCAACCATGCTGGCATTTGTTACTTGTGATGCAGCGGTTTCATCAGTTCTTTGGCAGCAGATGTTAGCAAGAGCAGCTGATAGAAGCTTTAATTCGATTACCGTGGATGGTGATACCAGCACTAACGACAGCTTAATCGCCTTGGCAAATGGTCAATCTCGCACCCCAGCAATTACAGAATTGGGCGCAGAATCAGAGAAATTAGAAGCCATGTTAACAGCAGTTTGTCAGCATTTAGCCAAAGCGATCGCTCGTGATGGTGAAGGCGCAACCTGTCTAATTGAAGTGGAAGTAACAGGGGCCCATGATGAACTTTCAGCCCGGCAAATAGCCAAAACTATCGCTGGCTCATCCTTAGTTAAATCTGCAATCTTTGGACGTGACCCCAACTGGGGACGCATCGCCGCTGCTGCTGGACGTGCAGGTGTGCCCTTTGAGCAAGAAAACCTGCAAATTAAGCTAGGGGATTTTTTAATGTTAGAAAATGGGCAACCTTTAACCTTTGATCGTGCAGCAGCAAGCGCTTATTTGAAACAAACTGCTGCTGATTCTTCCCTGCCCAAAGACTTCATTGCCACCAATAATAGTAATGATTTATCCTTTGATAGAAGCACTATCAAGGCTCAACGAGTAGATAATCCGGTGATCATTGCAGTCAGCGTTGGCAACGGTCATGGTGCAGGTAAAGCTTGGGGTTGCGATTTGAGTTATGACTACGTGAAGATTAACGCCGAGTACACAACATGAACTACTCCGACTTGTTTACAACTTGCTAGCCTAAGTTCCTATTCAAGGAACTCAAATCCTCAACACCCTTCACTGCTGCATTCACCGAATTAAGGAATCGCTAAACTTCATACTCATAGCTGCATTCCCTCTAAAAAGCCTCGTGGTGCTGATTTATCCACTCCTGAACGTCAGCATAATCGCAGTTTGGCGTTGCTGAATCAAAATATGAATCAAGCGATCGCTGCAATCAGACAAGTACCTCACATCTTGAGTGGCACTGAACCATACTTGAGATAATGTATGACCAGTCGAATAGAGTGTCTCAGCATTTCTTCTGACTTAGAGTAACAAAAACTTTATAGACAGAATTAGGGTTACTTGACACCCGCATTATTCAGGATAAAAGGTTCTCTGCCAGCTTCACCTGGTCTTGAAGATAAATCCCTAGAGTATCTGTTGAATTTCTGGCGACATAATTACGGATGTAAGGTCCAGCTGTCTAAAGGTGAGTGCGTAGATCATCGGGTTGACGAACTCAGAGAAGCTCCAGCAAAATCCCGTGAAAAATGCAAATATCAGAAATACTGCCGCGACAAAGCCAGCAACTTTGTGAACATCAAAGTTAACCCGCTTGGGATGAGCATTCCACTTAATTTTGAAACCAGATATTAACCGACGCCAACCGGGCCACAGGATAATCCCTGTAATGCTCATAAAGAACATCAGTAAACCAATAATGCCCACAAAATTATAGCCAATGTCACCGCCTAAAAGAGTATAGTGGAGCAAGTAGGCGATTTCAAAAAACTTATTCACAAAGCTTGGCTTTAAATTATTAGCGATTTTGTGCTCCTCCTGGCCCAATGGCAAAAGCACTACCGCATGCCCATAAACATATTGCTAACCAGAGATGAAAACTTGGTAAGGAGAGGGGTTAGGTTGAAAAATGTACTTCATGTAAACGAAAAACGCTATATAGCGCTTCTGGGTTGAGTCCAATACAGACCTAACTCCCAGCCCCTTCCCTTGTAGGGGAGGGGGGTAAGATTCAAAGCCTCTCTCCTTTTAGGAGAGAGGTTTGGAGAGAGGTCAAAGTGTATTGCATACAAACGATCGCAGTACCCCTGGTTGCAGTCCTACATGAATTCAAATCGCTGTTTAGCAAAGCCTTTATGAACGGTTGCGGCATGGCTCCCGCTACCGCAAACAAGATGCTGCCCAGCTTCATGCAATACATTCTCAAAAGTGTACCCCTCCGGTGTACGGAGTAGTAATAAATGATTTAGGATTGCGGTTAAGCTTTTTAATTCCCAAACGCCATGCAAAACCGCAATTTGACAGCTACCGACATTTGCCCTAGTACCAGGCGGAAGTCAAAAGTCAAACAATTTTGGATTTTGGATTTTGGATTTTGGATTAACCCCGTGCCTCTTGGGTACGGGGCTTGAAGATTTTAGATTGACGATTTTGAATTTATTCCGCCCACCAGGGGCGGGGCATGAACCGAAGTAATTCTTGGTTTTTTAATCTAAAATCTAAAATCTAAAATCTAAAATTCGTAGTCAAAAGTCAAAAATATTATGGGATGGGCTTTTTAGGGATTTTAAATGGTTGCTCTATTTACGCCGTGGTGTACTAGACTTCCTCTTTAACCGCTTTGCCCATGATGACGTAGGTTAAGCTAATCGTCATTCTCCTAACTTCTCACTCTAAAAAATGGTTCCTTCCAGACGAGTTTATTTATTGTTGGTTTTGGGTATAGTAATATCTACGACGGGCATAGCAGCAGCCCCGATCCTATCCCTTTTTGTCAGTATTAGAGCAACGATCGCCATCACTTTGTTATTTGATGCCATCATTCTAGGATTGATGGTTATAGATGGTTTACGGGTGCGGCGTTCTCGCGTGCAGATTACCCGCGAATTACCGTCACGATTATCGATTGGGCGGGATAATCCGGTGATCCTAAAAGTAACATCACCAAATGCCAACGCCTTAATTGAAATCTGCGATTACTACCCAACAGGGTTTGGCGTATCTGCACCCGCACTCCGGGCTATTGTTAAGAGTAACAGCACCCAAGAATTGACGTATACCGTCAACCCAACACAGCGCGGCGAGTTTCCTTGGGGAAATATTCAAGTCCGACAGTTGGGACTTTGGGGATTAGCTTGGGATGATTGGCAAATTTCCCAAAGTCTGCCAGTGAAAGTTTATCCTGATTTAGTGGGGTTGCGATCGCTCACAATTCGTCTGACACTGCAATCATCAGGATCAATGCGCCAATCTCGCCAAACTGGTATTGGTACAGAGTTTGCCGAACTGCGGAACTATCGCACTGGTGACGATTTACGGTTTATTGATTGGAAAGCTACCGCCCGTCGGGTTGGGGCCTATGGTAATGCAACGCCACTGGTGAGGGTTTTGGAACCAGAACAGGAGCAAACATTACTTATCTTGCTTGATCGCGGACGGTTAATGACAGCAAAAGTGCAGAATTTGCAGCGATTTGACTGGGGTTTGAATGCAACTTTGTCCTTAGCTTTGGCGGGGTTACATCGAGGCGATCGCGTGGGTATTGGTGTATTTGACCGCCAGATACATACGTGGATTCCCCCAGAACGTGGTCAACATCATTTGAATCAGCTAATTGATCGCCTGACTCCAATTCAACCAGTGTTATTTGAATCTGATTATTTGGGGGCGGTGACAAATGTTGTGCAACGTCAAACTCGCAGGGCGCTGGTAGTGGTGATTACCGACTTAGTTGATGTCACCGCTTCTACAGAACTCCTGGCCGCACTTTCCAAGCTAGCACCCCGCTATCTCCCATTTTGCGTTACTCTGCGAGATCCGCAAGTTGATCGTCTGGCACACACCTTCACAGATGATGTTACAAATGCTTATGCCCGTGCAGTAGCACTCGATTTATTAATGCAACGACAAGTAGCATTTGCTCAGTTGAAACAAAAAGGTGTATTGGTACTAGATGCACCAGCAAATCAAATTGCCGATCAGTTGGTTGAGCGATATCTGCAACTCAAAGCGCGAAATCAACTTTAGCTAATTGTATTAATGAATCAAATGCGAGGTGCTTAAAATAGCACCTCACAATCCATGCCTAAAGTGATCAAAGAGTTCTAATCACGATTAGACAACCACAAAATTGTTTTTGGTTAGTGACAATCCAGCAGATAGTTGTGCGAATTTTACCTGAGTAAATCCAGACGCACTGCCATCTTGGTCAAAGTACAGTCCACCTGTAGAATTATCATAGATAAATCGTTGAGCGATCGTCGTTGCAGATGCTCCAAGGGTAAACTGACTTATCTTAAGTGAACCGATTGATAACCCGCCACCAAAACCAGCAGCCGATACCCGAATGATTTCATTAGTGGCATTGAAGTCATAAAGACGATCAACACCTTCGTTGTAACTATTGAAAGCAAAGGTATCAGTACCATTATTTCCATAGAGGGTGTCATTACCAAAACCACCTGTCAGGATATCATTGCCATCGCCCCCAGACAGCAGGTTCTTGCCTGTTGAACCGCTAGCACTCAAGGTATCGTTACCAGCACCACCGTCGAGAGTGTTATTGCCAGACGAGTGAGAGTCACTTGTGCTGCCTGAGTTGCGTTGTGAGTATGGATCTTCGCTGGGAAAGGATTCGATGTAGCCAGCAATGGAGAGAGAATCATTGCCATCGCCCCCAAAGAGCAAATTATTGCCTGTTGAACCACTAGCACTCAAGGTATCGTTACCAGCACCACCGTTGAGGGTATTATTGCCAGACGAACGAGAGTCCGTAAAGGCGTAGGGATCTCCTCCGTAGGAGCCAGCAATGGAGAGAGAATCATTGCCATCGCCCCCAAAGAGCAAATTATTGCCTGTTGAACCGCTAGCACTCAAGTTATCGTCCCCAGCGCCACCGTTGAGGGTGTTCTTGCCAGACGAGCGAGAGTCGTAGTAGTCGTTTACGTACACGAAGCTGTAGTAGCCAGAGACGGAAAGAAAATCATTGCCATCGTCCCCAGAAAGGAGGTTATCGCCAATCAGGGTATCATTACCCGTACCACCAATCAGGGTATCATTTCCCGCACCACCAATCAGGGTATCATTCCCCGCACCACCAATCAGGGTATCATTCCCCGCACCACCAATCAGGGTATCATTCCCCGCACCACCAATCAGGGTATCATTCCCCGCACCACCGCGCAGCAAGTCGTTGCCACTCAAGCCATTGATTTTGTCATTACCGCCCTGACCATTAACGACATCATTTGAGTTATCTAAACCCGTAATATTGTTAGAGAGGTCATTGAGGAAGGTCACTGTGTTCTTGATGCCGATGCTCGTATCAGTAGAGTTGGCATCCAGGACATTAAAGCTGTCGATAATGCTAGTTTCCCCATCAAATAGGATATTACCGATAGCTGGTCTGGCTCCAGAAGCTTTCAAATTCTCCAAGTTTTCTAGTTTGAAGTTTTGCAGGATGACTTTGGCATCAGCCTCATGTTCATAGGTGATTTCCAGATTGTTGCCATTCTGGGTGAGCAGTAAATTTCGGGCAGTTAAGCCTGCACCAAGGAATTTTATGGTATCCACTTCGGCAATGACTTCTGCTGTCGGGTTAGTTCTTTTACCCACGCCACTGAAATTAGTGATAGTATCAGTGCCGTCGCCCAAATTGTAAACAAATTTATCCTTGCCACGGCCACCAGTGAGGATATCATTGCCATAACCACCATAAAGGGTGTTATTACCAGAGGCATTAGAGGCAAAGAGAGTATCATTGCCATCGCCCCCAGAGAGTAGGTTATCGCCTGTTGAACCGCTAGCATTCAAGTTATCGTTACCTGCACCACCGTTGAGAGTGTTATTGCCAGACGAGCGAGAGTCGTATGTGGTGGAGAGGTTGCGGGGTTCGTACGGATCTTCGTAGGGGGTGTAGCTGTAGTAGCCAGAGATGGAGAGAGAATCATCGCCATCGCCACCATCTAGTAGATTATTGCCTGATGAACCGCTAGCACTTAAGGTATCGTTACCAGCACCACCGTTGAGGGTGTTATTGCCAGACGAGCGAGAGTCATTATTGAAGTAAGGATTTCCTTGGTAGTAGCCAGAAACGGAGAGAGAATCATTGCCATCGCCCCCAGAGAGCAGATTATTGCCTGATGAACCGCTAGCACTTAAGGTATCGTTACCAGCCCCACCATTGAGGGTGTTCTTGCCAGACGAGCGAAGGTCGCCGCCATCTGGATAGTTGGTGTACTGGTAGCCAGAGACGGAGAGAGAATCATTGCCATCGCCCCCAGAGAGCAGATTATTGCCTGTTGAACTGTTAGCGTTCAAGTCATCGTTACCTACACCACCGTTGAGGGTATTATTGCCCGCACCACCAATGAGAGTATCATTCCCCGTACCACCCCGCAGCAAATCGTTGCCACTCAAGCCGTCGATTTTGTCATTACCCCCCTGACCATTGATGACATCATCTGAGTTATCTAAACCCGTAATATTGTTAGAAAGGTCATTGAGGAAAGTCACCGTGTTCTTGATGCCGATGCTCGGATCAGTAGAGTTGGCATCTAGGACATCAAAACTATCGGTGATGCTAGTTTGCCCATCAAACAGGATATTACCGATAGCTGCTCTGGCTCCAGAAGCTTTCAGATTCTCCAAGTTTTCTAATTTGAAGTTTTTTAGAATAACTATGGCATCAGGCACCCCTTCAAAGGTGATTTCCAGATTGCTGCCATTCTGGGCAAGCAGCAAATTTCGGGCAGTTAAGCCAGCACCAAGGAATTTGATGGTATCCACTTCGGCAATCACTGCTGCTGTGGGATTTACACCTTTACCAATGCCAGCGAAATCGGTGATTGTATCACTACCGTCACCCAAGTTGTAAACAAATTTATCCTTACCACCGCCACCAATCAAAGTGTCGTTATCCTTGTTAGCTGTGATGGTATCATTCCCGGCAAGACCCTTAATCGTATCCGCGCTGTTACCGCCCAGTAAGATATCATTACCGTTAGTTCCAATGATATTTGCCATAATTTTTACCAACCTAAATCGATTTTTTCAGTAACTAAAGTTCTCAATCTGCTGTTAATGCTGTTTTCGGGAACAAATAACTCGTCAAAATTTGACATTTTCGGCATAGTTTAACTTCACCCTTGAGGGATCAGTAATATTTCTCGAAGATTCACCCTTTAAATGGCTTGTAAATAACACTTGCCAACTATTGAGAACTATCTAAATCTTAGACACTGTACACAATTATCAGCGTGTGCATTCTAGTCAAATACATAGTTTCAGGCTTTTTTTAATTATCCTTGACTCAGTAGCTTCGGCTACACCTAAACCAGCCATCGCTGAAAAAACCTCGAAAAATCAAGCTTGAATGTCTAAAACTCACACTTGATAGTTGGTTTTGTTATCAATGCGTAAGTCTTACTGTCTTCAAAATAGCGAACAATTGACTTTTAAAAGAGAAAAGATATTTTTATGGCTCGTTGTGGGCTATTGCCCGTGCGTGTCTAGCTTGAAAATAGGGAACATTTAAATAACCCGATAATGACGACTAGATATTAGCGTATTTACTTAGACGTTTATACTGATTTCAGCAGAATCTTTACAGATTCTTGATATTATTTGCCGATAAATATATATATTAGTATTTCTCTTCGTCTATTCTTCACATTTTTAGAATTTATAGGCAATTATTTATTTGCAGAAAGCAGCAGGCAAATGCTCAAAGGACTGATCAAAAAATACATATTTGACTTTTGATCGCTGTGATACCTTTCCTGCGGAACGCTACGCATAGCAAGATACCCATAGGGGTACGGTAAGTAAGCTCTCTAACAGAAGCGACACCAACGCTAACGCCTGGGTTGGGGTAGTTGCAGCTATGATCAAGATTAAGCGATGCCTACGCCTGGCAATTTTTTGTATCTAAACAAGAATCGCTATAGGTTACCAAAATTATGAACGCAGACTTAAACAATTCGTAGTTCGTAATTCGTAATGACGCTCTCTACCAGACCAGAGGCGAACGCGGACTCCTTCGTGCTACAAAGACAGTAATTATGTTTTGTGACGGGGATTTCAACCCCGACACAAAACAAGCCGTTTATAGAAACGGAGGTATCAACCCCTATTCAATTACGAATTACGAATTAGTAATTACGAATTATGATGAACACTTGCAAACTATCTACACCCATGCCCAAAGCTGAGGAACAAAATCCAACATTTACTCTCTGCTAACAGTAATTGTATTCAACAATCTAATGGGAGGTGCTTAAAATAGAACCTCCCATTGCCTGCTGCTTAGTGATAGAAGAACGCTAATTATTGATTAAACAACCATAAAATTGTTTTTGGTTAGAGACAATCCAGTAGATAGTTGTGCAAATTTTACCTGAGTAAATCCAGACGCACTGCCATCTTGGTCAAAGTACAGTCCACCCGTAGAATTATCATAGATAAATCGTTGAGCGATCGTCGTTGCAGATGCTCCAAGGGTAAACTGACTTATCTTAAGTGAACCGATTGATAACCCGCCACCAAAACCAGCA from Nostoc sp. UHCC 0926 includes these protein-coding regions:
- a CDS encoding DUF58 domain-containing protein, with product MVPSRRVYLLLVLGIVISTTGIAAAPILSLFVSIRATIAITLLFDAIILGLMVIDGLRVRRSRVQITRELPSRLSIGRDNPVILKVTSPNANALIEICDYYPTGFGVSAPALRAIVKSNSTQELTYTVNPTQRGEFPWGNIQVRQLGLWGLAWDDWQISQSLPVKVYPDLVGLRSLTIRLTLQSSGSMRQSRQTGIGTEFAELRNYRTGDDLRFIDWKATARRVGAYGNATPLVRVLEPEQEQTLLILLDRGRLMTAKVQNLQRFDWGLNATLSLALAGLHRGDRVGIGVFDRQIHTWIPPERGQHHLNQLIDRLTPIQPVLFESDYLGAVTNVVQRQTRRALVVVITDLVDVTASTELLAALSKLAPRYLPFCVTLRDPQVDRLAHTFTDDVTNAYARAVALDLLMQRQVAFAQLKQKGVLVLDAPANQIADQLVERYLQLKARNQL
- a CDS encoding PepSY-associated TM helix domain-containing protein, with protein sequence MNKFFEIAYLLHYTLLGGDIGYNFVGIIGLLMFFMSITGIILWPGWRRLISGFKIKWNAHPKRVNFDVHKVAGFVAAVFLIFAFFTGFCWSFSEFVNPMIYALTFRQLDLTSVIMSPEIQQIL
- the argJ gene encoding bifunctional ornithine acetyltransferase/N-acetylglutamate synthase, whose product is MADWQKITGGITAPRGYQAAGITAGLKPSGLPDLALIFSEVEAIAAGVFTTSQVKAACVEYCRQRLQAKHSARAILCNAGQANAATGTPGYLDTLESAMAVGQALNIPSESVLLASTGVIGQRIKMDALRSGIPKVIAALSETGSDAAAGAIITTDLVTKSIALETTIGDRPVRIGGIAKGSGMIHPNMATMLAFVTCDAAVSSVLWQQMLARAADRSFNSITVDGDTSTNDSLIALANGQSRTPAITELGAESEKLEAMLTAVCQHLAKAIARDGEGATCLIEVEVTGAHDELSARQIAKTIAGSSLVKSAIFGRDPNWGRIAAAAGRAGVPFEQENLQIKLGDFLMLENGQPLTFDRAAASAYLKQTAADSSLPKDFIATNNSNDLSFDRSTIKAQRVDNPVIIAVSVGNGHGAGKAWGCDLSYDYVKINAEYTT
- a CDS encoding beta strand repeat-containing protein, with product MANIIGTNGNDILLGGNSADTIKGLAGNDTITANKDNDTLIGGGGKDKFVYNLGDGSDTITDFAGIGKGVNPTAAVIAEVDTIKFLGAGLTARNLLLAQNGSNLEITFEGVPDAIVILKNFKLENLENLKASGARAAIGNILFDGQTSITDSFDVLDANSTDPSIGIKNTVTFLNDLSNNITGLDNSDDVINGQGGNDKIDGLSGNDLLRGGTGNDTLIGGAGNNTLNGGVGNDDLNANSSTGNNLLSGGDGNDSLSVSGYQYTNYPDGGDLRSSGKNTLNGGAGNDTLSASGSSGNNLLSGGDGNDSLSVSGYYQGNPYFNNDSRSSGNNTLNGGAGNDTLSASGSSGNNLLDGGDGDDSLSISGYYSYTPYEDPYEPRNLSTTYDSRSSGNNTLNGGAGNDNLNASGSTGDNLLSGGDGNDTLFASNASGNNTLYGGYGNDILTGGRGKDKFVYNLGDGTDTITNFSGVGKRTNPTAEVIAEVDTIKFLGAGLTARNLLLTQNGNNLEITYEHEADAKVILQNFKLENLENLKASGARPAIGNILFDGETSIIDSFNVLDANSTDTSIGIKNTVTFLNDLSNNITGLDNSNDVVNGQGGNDKINGLSGNDLLRGGAGNDTLIGGAGNDTLIGGAGNDTLIGGAGNDTLIGGAGNDTLIGGTGNDTLIGDNLLSGDDGNDFLSVSGYYSFVYVNDYYDSRSSGKNTLNGGAGDDNLSASGSTGNNLLFGGDGNDSLSIAGSYGGDPYAFTDSRSSGNNTLNGGAGNDTLSASGSTGNNLLFGGDGNDSLSIAGYIESFPSEDPYSQRNSGSTSDSHSSGNNTLDGGAGNDTLSASGSTGKNLLSGGDGNDILTGGFGNDTLYGNNGTDTFAFNSYNEGVDRLYDFNATNEIIRVSAAGFGGGLSIGSLKISQFTLGASATTIAQRFIYDNSTGGLYFDQDGSASGFTQVKFAQLSAGLSLTKNNFVVV
- the gatB gene encoding Asp-tRNA(Asn)/Glu-tRNA(Gln) amidotransferase subunit GatB, whose amino-acid sequence is MTTATTVKTEYEAIIGLETHCQLSTNTKIFSNSSTAFGADPNTNIDPVCMGLPGVLPVLNEKVLEYAVKAGLALNCQIAKYSKFDRKQYFYPDLPKNYQISQYDLPIAEHGWLEIELVDAEGNPIRKRIGITRLHMEEDAGKLVHAGSDRLSGSSYSLVDYNRAGIPLVEIVSEPDLRSGLEAAEYAEELRRIVRYLGVSDGNMQEGSLRCDVNISVRPVGREEFGTKVEIKNMNSFNAIQRAIDYEIERQIAAIEAGDRIILETRLWEEGAQRTISMRVKEGSSDYRYFPEPDLAPIEVSDAQLEQWRSELPELPAQKRHHYERELGLSAYDARVLTEDHPVAEYFETAIAAGANPKAAANWITQDIAAHLNKQKLSITEIALTPTNLADIITRIETGKISNAQAKEKLPDLLSGISPDKAFAGQELITDSSVLEPIVDEVIAANPKELEKYRNGNTNLKGFFVGQVLKKTAKRADPKLTNELVEKKLNA